Genomic DNA from Parambassis ranga chromosome 10, fParRan2.1, whole genome shotgun sequence:
CCTCATTAagtgagaagagaggagagatttTAGTAGTAAAGTCCTGACTGTTTGTGTGCCTGAAGGACGGATTCACACAGCAGAGTGTCTGAGGGAATGTTCACTCTCAGGCTGTAAATATTTGGGTCTGTTTACCTAGTCCTTTACAGCAGATTTGTTCCTCCTCACAAGCACCCTGGAtgctttttgtctgtgtctcctccacAGAAACAGCTTGAGGAAGTGAGACTTTATCTTTTTGGTTTTCAGTcccctgtgttgtgtgtttgtgtcactgatGAGTCGCCCTGTCACATGCGCATTTTTCCACAGCTGCATGGTCATCTTATACTGTGACACCTGTTATCTGTGTTTCCCACCATGCAGCTCATGCGTCTCTGGACTCATTTCTTCCTTCTGGTAACATTTAAAATTACTAAAATACTCGGCGCTCACATTGTTCTGCTTGAGTTTGGCACAGATCTTTTCATCTTTCTGGGAGGTTGTgtggaaactttttttttcatcagaagacataaaaatgtatttgcttTTGTTAATTTCCCAGTTGAACTGTATTGTTTTTCAGGCTCTAATATCACCAATTACACCCACTTCTTCATGCTTTTGTTAACCTAACATGTTTGTGGCCAACGTTCAGCTGACATTCTGACCAATTTGGCAACAGTCTGTGAAGTGATTTAAGAGGGATAAGTGGATTTATTTTGCCCCTTAGAACAATATTTCCTGTAGATTGAACCAACAGATGCCCCTCTCTCTTCCATGTATACATGAGGGAGACGTTTTAAGGTTGTTAAAGGAGGCCAGAGGTTTGAACGACAGCATACCGTTTAGGATGACTTCCAATCCCTGCAGCAGGACTCCCTCCTCTACTCTCTGCCCAGACTGGTTCAAGATATGAGGAGACACACTCTCCACTGCACTCCTGATGGATTTCATCGCAGTTAGTTTGCATTCCTTCGTTCTGTTTTTGCTAAccgtgtgttttttcttttcttttttttcttacagctcATGCAGCCAAACTGAAATGACATCATGCCGAGGGAGAGTCAGACTGGATACATACCCACAAGGCCCTGCAGGAGAACCAGGGACCAACGGGAGCAGCGGTATCTGCTCAACAGGACGATGAGATGTTTATCAGAGAGGAAAatctcacatttttaaaaaataacagatgACATTCTTAGTCAAGTGCAACAGCGTATTTTTTCTGTGAGGAATGTGGAAAATATCTGCACTGACGTGCTGATGAGGAgcgacagaggacagacagatgggAAGTGAGGCCTTTGGAGTAAAAAAGCAAGAAATACAtctggatggaaaaaaaagagagacataaAACACTGAGGCACAGactggagaggagaaaaggGACATTCTTTGTGTTCCTTGTTCTCTGAAAAGGCTCCAGTTTCTGTGGTTTCAAAGTGACAAGAGGGTCTAGCTGAGAGCAGGTCAAGAGCTGGCAGGGCTGTTATGAGTGGTTCACTCTACTGTTTTAAGGCTCAGATGGATTGTTCTAATCTGAAGCCAATTATCagattaaagagaaaaaaaaccctgtgaTCCTGTTAATAAATCCCTGAATATCAGTGGTGGGGCCctcacagcatgtcagctgagCGGTCACACAAACCCTGATCCTCCGGGCCACCGTGTTGGCAGAGAGATCTTTACTggtttatttaattttgtgtaATTCTCACATGAGGGAACATATACAAGGGTTAGCTATTACACACTTTAACATGTGGTCACTGCCACAGCATTTCCATGGAAATTGAAGGTATGCTGCCTCACATGTACCGAGCGTGAACTCACTCATCTGGAATCTGAACAAGCTGCAGCCCAGACAGCTTCCAGTAATGAGATGTGTAATAAAAAATCCTACtcaaacacaaaataattacaaagaAAAGTCAAACACATTCTCatcattttcagtttgttttcctctttacACAGCGACAGACTAATAACGAATttccctccaaaaaaaaaacagcagtcagATATTAATGAACATGACAGCTGAGTCCAgagtggaggagaaaaaaacgcAGGTTCCTTGTTTTCATAAATGAATCATCTTGGAAAGTGTGAGAGTGGACGGTGGCTGAGAGCAGTGAGGGGGGAGCTGAGCAGGAGGGTCACTGACCTGCAGGACCTGAGAGTTAAATACACAGacatgaggagtgtgtgtgtgtatttagtgtAATATTCAGTGTATTCTCACAGCTGATTTTCAAGAGGTAGAATCGACTTTCTTTTCTTGGAACATGCAGCTTTCTGTTTCCACTAATTAGTTTTTTAACACCACACAACTAAATACTCTTTATTTTGGTCTGGTTTACAGGGCAACATTATCCACAAAATAAGCACACAACACATCCTTAAATCTCAAAATAATTTGTGATAATAATCAGTCCCACACAGGGACACCAGGGGAGGACACTTATTACCTGCTCCAAGACCCTAGAGGCCATTCTGGACGGCTGTGACATTTCACCCAGGATGTTAAAGGTTATACAGCAACTTAGTTAAAGATCATAACTGTGGGTAAAACTTAACTTTTCACAACCCTTGGCACATATTATAATTATGTGCTTCTTCACCATCTTCTTTATCATCATCTTTATTAAAATAGAGTgcaaatatgttttaaatattattgtAAATTCATCTCAAGATAAATATTCAGACACGACCACCTGATGTCCACAGATTAATGAGCAGAATTTGTGGTGTGCAGCTCTCGTGGTGCAACAGGGGGAAATATGCCatcaaacagaagcagcagtgtgtcagtgtcaaTGTGGTGCTGACGTGTTCTGTTGGGTTTAATTGCCGTTCCTCAAAGATGCCAAAGACAAGTGTCTGTATATGGCCAGTGGTGGACTGGAAATCTGTTTATATACACTTCACTACCAACCTATTGCGACCTTTGACCTGACAAGGCAGGTAAAGCCTGAACAATTGAATTAGGACTGTCAGGCTGGACAAATGGTTTCGGAAGTGAAGGGTGTATTACACACAGCCGCTTTTTAACAGATTTAAGGCCGTGCTGTTCCGTTAGCTGTCAGACGTACTGCAGGTGGCTCGTCTCAAACCTGAACCATGAATGATGCTTGAAACATGTGTTTGACAGGAAACTGCTAACCGACCACgctgcagacagaagacaggTGGGATGGTGCACAAAGGTTTTTATCGACATCAgtttacacagaaaaacaacctgAGAAAAATGTTTCATAATGAAGCTTTGATACAGTTTGCCAAAACACAGGCATTAAAACCCCTTTAGAAATCAGTTAtcataatttatttaaaaacctAAAGTTTAATCCTTGCTTTAGTAAACATACTTTTCTAATGTTGAAGGttaaaaagtgtgtttgtttttaattaattttctatAATCTGCCTCGTCTTTTTCCAAACCAAGCTAAGCAGTTGCCAAATAGAGCTTTCACTAAATCTTTTCGGTCATATGTGAAGCTTCTGACTTTTTGAGAAGGAAAAGAGGAATCCACAGAGAAAGCCAAGCTGCTcaatgccaaacacacacacacagaggaaatctCTCAGAAACAGGCAGTGATACTATCAGAACTCATATTTACACCTCTCCAGCCTTCCCTTGCCATCCACAATGATTTCCCTCTGTATCTCAGAGGGAGTATACCTTACCTCATCTGTCAACACCTGGCTATTCGCTGCAGGTTTTATTACAGGGATGAGGAGCAGGCCGGGTAGGTGTCTCCTCTGGGGTGACAGCAGCCACATTGTGCCGACAGCCTGGCTTGTGTCCTTGTTGGGAGATTCCTCAGCATTCTTGAAAGCAGTGTCGCTGTGACTGGGAGCTCTGTTTTCAGCACCCCACAAGCTTCAATAAGCCCTGTGGGAGCGTCACTGCACGGCTTCCCAAATTCCACAGGTTGACAGTTCTGAAAGACCTCTGGGAAATCAAGGTCAAAGGACGAAGTGAACACTACAGCCAACATGCCCTGACAGTGAGGTGCCTGGCAGCTATGGTCTCTGAGCAGACTGGAGTTGGTCTTCATTTTTATCTATCATAGCTCTTGGCTCACACGATAATTAGAGTGCAGTGATGCCAGAAACAAGATTTTTCTTGCTTGGGTGTAGCTGTAGGCTCCAAAAGTCAATGCCAAACTCCTTTTATGATCTGAAAATAAACACTTATAATCTGGTGCTGAGTCACTAAAGGAGAAACAAACATCAGCCAGAGTGAAACAGTACAGCACCTAAAAGCTAAAAATTTTATATGGACCGAGATTTTTCATATTACAACCTTTGTTCACTCTAACATGAGACTTCAAAGTGTGTTCGTTCCTCCTCTGCAACATTCAGTGTGGGCAGCGTGATTTGAAGTGAAAGGGTTTGGCATTCCTGTACCATCAAATGTTTTTggttttttaatcattttaataaataaaaactgttagaaaacatgaacaaatgcAGCTTTTGGGAAATTAGGATGTGGGAAATCCACTGGGTATTTTACTTATTATTGTTAAAGCAGACAAATACCTTCACAAAACAGTACTAAGCATGTtagttaatatttttttttaattttgttggcATGCTGAAGTCAATGTGGAGCTTTTTTATAAGAACCTCTTTGCCTGGTTTACCAGAGGATGGCGGCGGGCGGGCGCTAGGACCGTGAGGACGCTGCGCGGACAGAAAGCTCTTCAGTGTTCAGAGCACAAACTTTATTTGCGGCTCCGTGTCTGAGCTCGGCAGGTTACACAGCCGGACCCTCCACACCTGCGCTGCGTCTGTACGTGCTGTtaacagaaaaaggaaaaaaaaggctgagaaaggttcctcttcctctctcaggtTAGACACCGGAGAAAGGGCAGAGGGAGACACTATCAGCCTGTTACTGGAGATGATGAGGGAAACCTGGGGGAAATGCTCCTGAAGGACTCGTCTGATGGGGAGGGAAGGTTGACTGGGATGCACACACGGACCATTCCTCACTAAAACCGCAGGTAATGTTTTAAACTTACTGCTTAGGCTGGCTTGTAAAGGCAGGAGATGTATTGTCCAGGTGTATGATGGTCACGTGTTGAATGAGACGTTTTAAAAAGCTTCTTGGACAAAGCATCCATCAAAGCATCTTAGTAATTATAACACGTTGGGATCAAATGTTGCTGCAGACACATCAGACTAGATCACCAGATCTAAAGCTGGACACGGGGGTTTATTTAAATGACTGTGATGAGATTTCTCATCCCAACTGTTTCCCCTCCAggtttatgttgtcatgtttgtcTGTGGTGTTTATCAGAATGACAGTCTAACACTTTAAGCCCTACAACACATCTGTATTGTCTTGGCATTATAGGATGATATGTTTTGTATTTAGTAAATATATTTCACCACTTGAGCATCAGGTATTTCCCCACTTCAGATGCTTTGTAAGTGTCATGTTTCTGACTTGTCAGCACGGAGGGAGATTTGTATTTTCTCTGCTTACAGGAGCTCTTTGTTGTAAGCCTCCTGTGCGGTGTTACATGGGGCAGctcataggtgtgtgtgtgtgtgtgtgtgtgtggacaggccCCACCCTGCCTTTTGTTGGGAATAATGCTCTGTGAATCCTCCCTGCCTCAACTTGCTGATTTTCACTGTTTTACACACCTGCTCTCTTCGTGCCATGAGTGCCTCGGGATCCACGGCCCTTAGAGGGGATCAAGTGTCTCCTTGTCTCTGATAATCTGCCCTGAAAACTTTGCACACATGCTGTGAAGAAGTTAATGTTTAATAGGAAAACACCTCCTTACCTCAGAGCTTTGACAAATATGTAGAGTTGTTACTGTATCCTCCTCTAATAAGTTTTTTCTTGTTGAACCTTCCTATGGAATTTGTGACTTTTTCTGTACCGAACAGACATTAAAATGTTCCTGGTTTTCTATATTATAGGAACAAGAGGCTCATTGTTGCCACCAGATGAAATTCAGGCCTGCGTTGCAACATTAGAGTTTGTAAGCGGACCTCACTTGAGGCGCTGAGATTTACAATCAACAATAAAGCAGATTTATGAGGGATtagactttgtgtgtttgcaggccgCTTGTTTGGGAATGTTTTCCACAGTGGTTttcctggcacacacacagaaatccatCCAGTCTCAGAGAAATGTTGTGAAGCTGTTTTTCCTTGTGGCTCTGATTATTTTCTTGTCTTACAGTTTGCAGCATCACCGTGATGAGTTCTCTCCtgactcacctgctcctgcttcTCCACCCCTGCCTTCCCCTCGCATTgtctctcctccaccctcctgccCATCTGCCCGTCCACGTCCCCGCACTGGTCCCCCACATCCCAATGCCTCTCAGCCGCTCTCGCTTCAGTGCTCAGACCCAGCTGGACTTCACCACTCACTGCAACTCCAGCTGCTTCCACAGAagagaacaggaggagcagagggagcagctcTCTGACAGATTGGCCTTTGAGACGCTGTACGCCGACGGCTCCCGCACTCTCACTACTGTGGAtgtggaggaggatgatgagttTGACGCGAGTCACTTTGTTCCCCCCTCACCCAGGAGAGGTCCAGGAGTAAAGCTCAGGCACAGGCGTGTGAGGCGGCAGATTTATGGAGCAGACGGACGTTTTAACATCCAAGGTGACAACTTCCTGTTGGACTATCCTTTCTCCACAGCCGTGCGGATCTCCACCGGCTGCACGGGCATCCTTGTGTCCCAGCTGCACGTCCTCACAGCTGCCCACTGTGTACACGACGGGAAGGATTATGTTAACGGAGCGCGGAAGCTCAGGGTGGGCTTCCTGATCcctccatccatcaacagcaaCAAAACCGGCATCAGCACCACTAAGAAGCCTCTGGTCCGATGGGTGCGGGTAAAACGTACCCGTGTGCCAAAGGGCTGGATCCAGGGCCCTCAAGAGGTCAGCATGGACTTTGATTACGCCCTGCTGGAACTGCGCTGGCCTCACCGGCGTCCATTCATGCGGATCTCTGTGGCTCCTACCTCTGATGATCTGGCAGGGAACCGCATCCACTTCTCCGGTTTTGATAGTGACAGGCCCGGAGAGCTGGTATACAGATTCTGTCCTGTGGAGGAAGAGTCCAGCGACCTGATTTACCAGCACTGTGATGCCCGACCCGGAGCCAGTGGTTCAGGAGTGTATGGACGAGTGTGGGACAACAGCTTAGAGCGCTGGGAAAGGAAGGTCATTGGCATCTTCTCTGGACACCAGTGGCTGGAGATAGATGGCGAGAACCGGGATTACAATGTGGCTGTCCGCATCACTCCCTTGAAATTCGCTCAGATCTGTTACTGGGTGCACGGAAACCGACTAGACTGTGTGCAGGACTGACAGGGACTAAAGTGAGAGATGAAAAACACAAGAGACTgaactgaaaaaagaaaagtgaaacaGGTTTACATCCCAGGTCTAAACCTACAGCTGATGGTCTGTATTTAATTTGCTCCCACTAACCTCCAGGCCTATGTGAGATCATCACCACGGCATCTTGTAATACGTTTCACCCGCAGTCAGATTAATAGCAGTCATTTTTTCCACAGTATTAAGGATATGAGGAGAGAAACACTTCCCCACATGTGTGTGACAGTAGTAGTAGACTGTTTTCATACTGTGGAAAATGACATGTTTTCATCATTCCTGCTCTTTCTTTGGGGACATAGTTTGGTATTTTGATAGCTATAAAACAATCATTCTGCTCCAACCTGCTATAATTTACTGGCACTTTTAATCTTAATAATTCAACAACTCCTTAGTGTGGACTGGTGAgtgttaattttattttttgggaAGAAATGCttgatatattttaataaacaaagaTTTATTAAATCAACTTGGTTTCATAAGTGGTGTTGgactgccctcttgtggtcataaCCAGTactgcagcaaaaaaacaagGTCTTAACACTGCAGACTTCAATAGAAAAATGTGCATAATAAATCACACAAATCAGCTTTTCACCCCTTCCTCAGATTGAACACATTCTGCGGTtgaatttgtttttataatgaaAATAATTTGCAGCCTAAATAATTGATCctcaagttttatttttttaaataatttgtctTCAGATTGAAAAGAAATATTTTCTAGACACTTTACACTGCTTTATATATTACTTCTGTTACATTGCCTGTACATGGGTGGCCACCTTGCATTTAATTGCCATATACTTACATCCATCcaccatttaaataaacatgatcTTTTATGTGTGACAAACACATGTGACAAATAACCAGACTGAGGTGtaaaaagtaggaaaaaaagaagaggtgcAGAACAGGTCAGTAGTTTAGTGCTTTTTATTAGAGATAAGGAGACGATACAAAACATCCACCATTCAATATTCAGTCTAAACTCTGACCGCTGGTCCATACACATCGCTCCCCATCAGACCGTCCAAACACCAAAGTTTTTAAATTGAGGAAATCCTGGTTTTAACAAGTACAAGGAATGTTGTCTGTTTACTACAATGAATGCCGTGTTTATCTGACCGAGAACTGGAAATAAAGGAATAACTCAAGTTTTGGAATTTGCAtgttcaaaaagaaaaaaaaaaaaaaaacaatggaacaacaaaacaagaaaaaatatatatatttatatttaaccgTGTTCCCCCAGAGAAGGTTTCCTTGTGCAATCAAGAGTGAATTACTTCATACTACACCTAGTCTCAactacacacacttacaaaacTTAGCTAGAAGTTTGGCAAAAAATGTAGTTGGAACATTTACTTATTGGAATTCAATGGTTGGAAAACTAAAAGGTTGTTGCCTGTCCCTTTCTCTGCAATCGTTCAAATGGAACCCAGAAAGAACAAAACCTGTCCTTAAACCTGAACAATATGTGTATTAagttttatcatcatcatccttcCTCAGTTgtatctctgtttttttttcctttgtgtgtgttttgttcatattttttatgttgCATGAACTGAAATgacagtttctgtttttttttcttcaaactgTCACTTGACCCAAAACCCACCCGCAATATCCCTCCCCAAGAGTCCCACAAATGATGCTGGTTCTGCTTTTGCCCTTCTCCACACCACACTGGAATGAACAGCTAAACCCAACAGATGTGTCTGAAAGGCCTCAACTGAAGccggagaagagggaggaggggtaTTTATATAGGGGATCCTTCCAGGCTGATTACTGATGAGCCCCCGAGCTTTTCTGCTAGGGTGTGCCGGTCTTTGAGGTCTTCAAAACCGTTCACCTGCCACTCGTGCTTAATGCCTGAAATGAAAAGTAAAAA
This window encodes:
- the prss23 gene encoding serine protease 23, whose product is MSSLLTHLLLLLHPCLPLALSLLHPPAHLPVHVPALVPHIPMPLSRSRFSAQTQLDFTTHCNSSCFHRREQEEQREQLSDRLAFETLYADGSRTLTTVDVEEDDEFDASHFVPPSPRRGPGVKLRHRRVRRQIYGADGRFNIQGDNFLLDYPFSTAVRISTGCTGILVSQLHVLTAAHCVHDGKDYVNGARKLRVGFLIPPSINSNKTGISTTKKPLVRWVRVKRTRVPKGWIQGPQEVSMDFDYALLELRWPHRRPFMRISVAPTSDDLAGNRIHFSGFDSDRPGELVYRFCPVEEESSDLIYQHCDARPGASGSGVYGRVWDNSLERWERKVIGIFSGHQWLEIDGENRDYNVAVRITPLKFAQICYWVHGNRLDCVQD